Proteins encoded within one genomic window of Bermanella sp. WJH001:
- a CDS encoding TIGR02647 family protein, whose amino-acid sequence MQLTEATAQEMNVLALFNQSTYQQGLKVHSHEASPEDVAATKRLFEKGLITQLDGGYLTTLGKDAVEKLQDLLTILK is encoded by the coding sequence ATGCAATTGACTGAAGCAACTGCGCAAGAAATGAACGTATTGGCATTGTTTAATCAATCTACTTATCAACAAGGATTGAAGGTGCATTCCCATGAGGCATCGCCAGAAGATGTAGCTGCCACTAAGCGATTATTTGAAAAAGGTCTGATTACTCAGTTAGATGGTGGTTATCTTACGACTTTGGGCAAAGATGCTGTAGAAAAGCTTCAAGATCTACTGACGATACTTAAGTAA